AATGCTTTTTGTATCTGTTCCACAGATGAAAATTATCTTACTTTGGTTCCAGAAATTTGTGCTAAGCTACCAAATAGAATTATCATTTTAGCTGGTTATCCAGTTGATAAAATTGAGGACTACAAAAAGGCAGGCATCAAATGTTTCATTCACCTCAAAGCGGATTTAGTTGCCACTTTACGAGATTTGGCAAAACAAATGGAGGTGATTAAATGAAGAACCCTGATTTCAGTAAAATAAAACCCGATTTTAGTGCTTATCCGAAAGCAGAAATAGAACTGCGTAATAATTGGAAAACCAATGAACAGATAGATGTTAAGCCCCTCTTTTCCAAAACCGATTTAGAGGATATGGAACATTTGGATTATTTATCTGGTTTACCACCTTTTTTAAGAGGTCCCTATCCTACAATGTTTGTTCAAAGACCTTGGACAATTCGACAATATGCCGGTTTTTCCACAGCGGAAGAAAGTAATGCATTCTATCGCAGAAATTTGGCTATGGGCCAAAAAGGACTGTCCATTGCTTTTGATTTGCCAACTCATAGAGGTTACGATTCAGACCATCCCCGGGTAATTGGAGATGTTGGAAAAGCAGGAGTGGCGGTTGATTCCATCCTGGATATGAAAATTCTGTTTGATCAGATTCCTTTGGATAAAATGAGTGTTTCAATGACAATGAACGGAGCCGTTATTCCGATTATGGCATTTTACATTGTAGCAGCGGAAGAACAAGGTGTGAAACCTGAATTACTGAATGGAACAATTCAAAATGACATTCTGAAAGAATATATGGTGCGCAACACATATATCTATCCTCCCGAACCTTCAATGAAAATTATTGCCGATATTTTCAGCTATACTGCCAAAAATATGCCCAAATTCAATAGCATCAGTATTTCCGGATATCATATGCATGAAGCGGGAGCAACTGCTGATTTGGAAATGG
The nucleotide sequence above comes from Candidatus Cloacimonas sp.. Encoded proteins:
- a CDS encoding methylmalonyl-CoA mutase family protein, giving the protein MKNPDFSKIKPDFSAYPKAEIELRNNWKTNEQIDVKPLFSKTDLEDMEHLDYLSGLPPFLRGPYPTMFVQRPWTIRQYAGFSTAEESNAFYRRNLAMGQKGLSIAFDLPTHRGYDSDHPRVIGDVGKAGVAVDSILDMKILFDQIPLDKMSVSMTMNGAVIPIMAFYIVAAEEQGVKPELLNGTIQNDILKEYMVRNTYIYPPEPSMKIIADIFSYTAKNMPKFNSISISGYHMHEAGATADLEMAYTLADGLEYVRTALKAGLDIDVIAPRLSFFWAEGMNYFMEVAKLRGARVLWAKIIKQFNPKNPKSMALRTHSQTSGWSLTEQDPYN